A region from the Mya arenaria isolate MELC-2E11 chromosome 2, ASM2691426v1 genome encodes:
- the LOC128243083 gene encoding uncharacterized protein LOC128243083 has protein sequence MSGNKVVTDEDIIEAISEWPITESIPYTDDRTEHIHNPASLSSFFLRNVGKPRKVAEKVREEEPGEEEVLVETALARWWKKTGRHLLLGVELPSTDNPNTLINYVAGTDEGLEFMQGEIRRLRNKLSCGSKNISVSSALSSFYERLGNLTLAKLHLEKVREHHSEDKEAEWRLARLERAEGHRHRQEEILREMDHNSLSQLTFPAHSQVERVPASGLSYSDFLHKYAQTSTPVIVTGLQITSQPWTLDHVSKVAGECDAPVKKPVKESVKFAHLEDCGTMKVKDIIDSLHGDLPHDQQVYLFDWSLPCHCPELAKEITIPKYFAGDLLQRTSADSLYQDSWPSLFIAPAGLTSELHVDTFGSNFWMALFQGKKRWTFFRREDISLLYPVYNNPWSEDPNFRVDLDSPDLSQFPLLAHTHPVQCVLEPGEVLFVPAGCPHRVENLESSLAISANYIDLSNLHLAQRELTLAALLHSRSHDLLEQLSDPNFPNKHWSDIDHMKFEEFKSWVKLKEQYELFDITLESVEKEQKVLTV, from the exons ATGAGTGGAAACAAAGTCGTGACAGATGAAGACATAATAGAGGCAATTAGTGAATGGCCTATAACAGAGTCAATCCCTTACACTGACGATCGTACAGAACACATTCACAACCCAGCATCCCTCTCCAGTTTCTTCCTTAGGAATGTCGGCAAACCAAGAAAA GTTGCTGAAAAAGTGCGTGAGGAGGAGCCAGGTGAGGAGGAGGTCCTGGTTGAAACAGCTCTAGCCCGCTGGTGGAAGAAAACTGGACGACACCTTCTGTTAGGGGTGGAGCTACCCAGCACTGACAATCCTAACACTCTAATTAATTATGTAGCAGG CACTGATGAGGGTCTGGAGTTTATGCAGGGTGAGATACGAAGACTACGGAATAAACTCTCCTGCGgaagtaaaaatatatcagtttcATCAGCTCTGTCATCTTTCTATGAACGTCTTGGCAATCTAACCTTGGCAAAGCTGCATCTGGAAAAGGTCAGAGAACATCACTCAGAAG ACAAGGAGGCTGAGTGGCGGCTGGCTCGCCTGGAGAGGGCAGAGGGACACAGGCATCGGCAAGAGGAGATACTAAGGGAGATGGACCACAACTCTCTGTCACAGTTAACCTTTCCCGCACACAGCCAG GTTGAGCGTGTACCGGCCAGTGGACTGTCATACAGTGACTTCCTGCACAAATACGCCCAGACCAGTACCCCAGTCATTGTAACAGGCCTGCAGATTACCAGTCAACCGTGGACACTGGACCATGTTAGCAAAGTTGCAG GAGAGTGTGATGCCCCTGTGAAGAAGCCAGTGAAGGAATCTGTGAAATTTGCCCACCTTGAGGACTGTGGCACCATGAAGGTCAAGGACATTATAGATTCTCTCCATGGGGACTTGCCACATGACCAGCAGGTGTACCTGTTTGATTGGTCTTTGCCCTGTCACTGCCCTGAGTTAGCCAAGGAAATTACCATACCCAAATATTTTGCAG GTGACCTGCTACAGAGGACATCAGCTGATTCCCTTTACCAGGACAGCTGGCCAAGCTTGTTCATTGCCCCGGCTGGTCTCACCAGCGAACTACATGTAGACACCTTTGGCTCTAACTTCTGGATGGCACTCTTTCAGGGCAAGAAAAG GTGGACATTTTTCCGGCGTGAGGACATATCTTTGTTATACCCTGTATACAACAACCCGTGGAGTGAAGACCCTAACTTTCGGGTGGACCTGGACAGCCCAGACCTGTCACAATTCCCACTCCTCGCCCATACCCACCCTGTACAGTGTGTGCTGGAACCCG GTGAAGTGCTGTTTGTGCCTGCAGGGTGTCCCCATCGTGTGGAGAATTTGGAATCTTCACTCGCGATTTCTGCCAACTACATTGACCTCTCAAACCTTCACCTCGCTCAAAGGGAGCTCACTCTGGCTGCTCTCTTACACTCAAGGTCACATGACCTTCTCGAGCAGCTCAGTGATCCGAACTTTCCCAACAAGCATTGGAGTGACATTGATCATATGAAATTTGAAGAATTCAAATCTTGGGtgaaattaaaagaacaatatGAACTGTTTGATATAACCCTTGAGAGTGtagaaaaagaacaaaaagtTTTAACAGTGTAG